From the Solanum pennellii chromosome 4, SPENNV200 genome, one window contains:
- the LOC107016752 gene encoding uncharacterized protein LOC107016752 → MLNSQWNDWAVNLDDALWAYRTTYKTPIGTSPYHLVFGKECHLPVELEHQAYWEVNKLNLDPKLVGKKRMDQLHELEQFRLYAYENAKLYKEKTKQWHDKHIVAQLFKPGQMVLLFNFRLRLFPGKLKSKLSGLFEVVHMTDHDTVELWNEEKKSMFFMNGKL, encoded by the coding sequence ATGTTGAATTCACAATGGAATGATTGGGCAGTGAATCTTGATGATGCACTATGGGCTTATAGGACAACTTACAAAACACCAATCGGTACTTCTCCCTATCACTTAGTGTTTGGTAAAGAGTGTCACCTCCCAGTTGAACTAGAGCATCAGGCTTATTGGGAAGTGAACAAGTTGAACCTGGATCCCAAATTAGTCGGGAAGAAAAGGATGGATCAGCTACATGAGTTGGAACAATTCCGGCTCTATGCCTATGAAAATGCAAAACTGTACAAGGAGAAAACAAAACAATGGCATGACAAGCACATTGTGGCTCAACTTTTCAAGCCCGGGCAAATGGTATTGTTGTTCAACTTTCGGTTAAGGTTGTTTCCAGGCAAGTTGAAGTCGAAATTAAGTGGACTATTTGAGGTGGTACATATGACCGACCATGACACTGTGGAGTTATGGAATGAAGAGAAGAAATCCATGTTCTTTATGAATGGGAAATTATGA